A portion of the Chondrinema litorale genome contains these proteins:
- a CDS encoding Hsp20 family protein, with the protein MQIDKNLIKVIAGEAAMQSVIGGGIAETNVDILTEQEGLRVEVKTSSLYGDSYDIELRNHLLHIFTYFNKEGASTMEEGLPVPVLVKTVVVPGIVDTDQIEAVFEDGILNIYLPFKDKTDLAPKRIDIKNF; encoded by the coding sequence ATGCAAATAGATAAAAACCTAATAAAAGTAATTGCAGGAGAAGCAGCAATGCAAAGTGTAATTGGAGGAGGAATAGCTGAGACTAACGTAGATATACTTACCGAGCAAGAAGGCTTGAGGGTTGAGGTAAAAACTTCTTCTTTATATGGAGATTCTTATGATATTGAATTAAGAAATCACTTATTGCATATATTCACTTATTTCAACAAAGAAGGTGCATCTACAATGGAAGAAGGTTTGCCAGTACCAGTTTTGGTAAAAACAGTTGTAGTTCCTGGAATTGTAGATACAGACCAAATTGAAGCAGTATTTGAAGATGGAATATTAAATATTTATCTTCCATTTAAAGATAAAACTGATTTGGCTCCTAAGAGAATAGACATTAAAAACTTTTAA
- a CDS encoding FAD-dependent monooxygenase, with protein sequence MEFEKITETQILIIGAGPVGLLLANFFGKYRHRCIIIDKQETPINIPRAISIDDETLRIIQAVGLLEEFFKISKSVKGLQLCDQSGKLMFTLTKEPTSGFEASHLFYSPELEKLLRDKLNEYKSVTFLENTELLNINNTHNGAEASLLYQKKENQNIRCRYIIGCDGANSKVRAITGIKMKNLNFSATNLKVDVELNEEAQYSNWIKKYCSSKQKAFVFLDSWHKHKRIEFSLKRDQSENLEDYLEKTQQILNTRSFKILHSAVYSFQSKIADKWKKGNVLIAGDAAHLMPPYIGQGMCAGFRDAQNLSWKIHYILKYNFSDSILNTYQSERYPHTRFVITLTKLTGLLFTSPLHHLLKILSILLPSKLLVFNAPPIRLKKGVFVKGKSNAYLFPQFKIKDNNAAYINTDTFLGTEFCLLIYDTRLNEQDENSLKEHGIKTLKIVANKNSINSNLILDSNKDFEKWFKKNNCHAVLIRPDRYVFNTYKNIEVRNIILDIRRTIKL encoded by the coding sequence ATGGAGTTTGAAAAAATAACTGAAACACAAATTTTAATTATTGGAGCTGGGCCTGTTGGTTTACTATTAGCCAATTTTTTCGGTAAATATAGGCATCGCTGTATCATCATTGACAAACAAGAAACTCCTATTAATATTCCAAGAGCCATTTCAATAGACGATGAGACACTAAGAATTATTCAGGCAGTTGGCTTACTAGAAGAGTTTTTTAAGATTTCTAAAAGTGTAAAAGGTTTGCAGTTATGCGATCAATCGGGCAAACTCATGTTCACACTCACCAAAGAACCCACATCAGGCTTCGAAGCTTCTCATCTCTTTTATTCTCCTGAGTTAGAAAAGTTATTAAGAGATAAGTTGAATGAATACAAATCTGTAACATTCTTAGAAAATACTGAATTACTAAACATCAACAATACACACAATGGTGCAGAAGCTAGCTTACTTTATCAAAAAAAAGAAAATCAAAATATTAGATGCAGATACATTATAGGTTGTGATGGTGCTAATAGTAAAGTAAGAGCTATTACAGGTATAAAGATGAAAAACCTTAATTTCTCTGCAACAAATCTTAAAGTTGATGTAGAACTGAATGAAGAAGCTCAGTACAGTAACTGGATAAAAAAATACTGTTCTTCTAAACAAAAGGCTTTTGTTTTTTTAGACAGTTGGCATAAACATAAGCGAATTGAATTCTCATTAAAAAGGGATCAATCTGAAAACTTGGAAGATTATCTGGAAAAAACACAACAGATTCTTAATACAAGATCATTCAAAATATTACATAGTGCAGTTTATTCGTTTCAGAGCAAAATTGCGGATAAATGGAAAAAGGGAAATGTTTTAATAGCAGGAGATGCAGCACATCTTATGCCTCCCTATATTGGACAAGGAATGTGTGCTGGATTTAGAGATGCGCAAAATCTAAGTTGGAAAATCCATTATATTTTAAAGTATAATTTTTCTGATAGCATATTAAATACTTATCAATCAGAAAGATACCCACATACTCGATTTGTAATTACACTTACAAAGCTTACTGGATTATTATTTACCTCACCATTACACCATTTATTAAAAATTTTGAGCATACTACTACCTTCCAAGCTTTTAGTATTTAATGCCCCTCCTATCAGATTAAAAAAAGGAGTTTTTGTTAAAGGAAAATCTAATGCTTATCTATTCCCTCAATTTAAAATTAAAGATAATAATGCTGCTTACATCAATACAGACACCTTTCTAGGTACAGAGTTCTGTCTGCTCATTTATGATACTAGACTAAATGAGCAGGATGAAAATTCTCTAAAAGAACATGGTATTAAAACTTTAAAAATAGTCGCTAATAAAAATTCAATAAATAGCAATCTTATTCTTGATTCGAATAAAGATTTTGAAAAATGGTTCAAAAAAAACAATTGCCATGCAGTATTAATTCGACCAGACAGATATGTATTTAATACCTACAAAAATATTGAAGTAAGAAATATTATTTTAGACATAAGAAGGACAATAAAATTGTAG
- a CDS encoding MarR family winged helix-turn-helix transcriptional regulator, with product MELGKEIKQSKFKNEYQKAMLNVMYTGNWVNAEHARFFKNYGLSPQQYNLLRILKGQHPMPASVNLLIDRMLDKMSNASRLVEKLRQKKLVERKTSETDRRQVDVILTEEGFAILEQIEQDFGVLEDNFKKLNEEEVIFLNKILDKVRG from the coding sequence ATGGAGTTAGGTAAAGAAATTAAACAGAGCAAATTCAAAAATGAGTATCAAAAAGCGATGCTCAATGTAATGTATACAGGCAACTGGGTAAATGCCGAACATGCCAGATTCTTTAAAAACTATGGCTTATCTCCTCAACAATATAATTTACTCAGGATACTTAAAGGCCAGCATCCTATGCCTGCTTCAGTAAATTTATTAATCGACCGAATGTTGGATAAAATGTCTAATGCTTCTCGGTTAGTAGAAAAACTCAGACAAAAAAAACTGGTTGAAAGAAAAACTTCAGAAACAGATCGCAGGCAAGTAGATGTTATTCTTACAGAAGAGGGTTTTGCTATATTAGAACAAATAGAGCAAGATTTTGGAGTATTAGAAGATAATTTCAAAAAGTTAAATGAGGAAGAAGTTATTTTTTTAAATAAAATTCTTGATAAAGTAAGAGGATAA
- a CDS encoding complex I subunit 1/NuoH family protein translates to MIAFITFLGFLLTFAVFAIYAERKISAFIQDRMGPMETGPYGLLQTSADLLKLLQKEDIIPKSADKLLFIVAPAIIFVAMFSGYAVVPFTPDLLGSESSMGIFFLLAIVSLDVLGILMAGWGSNNKFGLYGSLRSVAQIVSYEIPLSLSVLCVIITCQTFNLQEMCFQQGTLSSTISESKNYLFGLKMTGIDITNIGGFLTWNILRSPILLIAFVVFFISSLAEANRAPFDLPEAESELIAGYHTEYSGFRFAMFMLAEYGVMLLVSFLAVILFLGGWNTPLPNIGAVKLADWTSGLPGTFAANIWGAFWMLSKVFGIIFLQMWSRWTYPRLRVDQLMTLCWKYLIPLSLIMVLISSIWKIFMI, encoded by the coding sequence ATTATTGCTTTTATTACTTTTTTAGGTTTTTTGTTAACTTTTGCAGTGTTTGCCATTTATGCTGAACGTAAAATTTCTGCATTTATACAAGATAGAATGGGTCCAATGGAAACAGGACCTTATGGCCTTTTACAAACTAGTGCTGACTTACTTAAACTTCTTCAAAAAGAAGATATCATACCTAAATCAGCAGATAAATTACTTTTCATAGTCGCACCTGCAATCATCTTTGTTGCAATGTTTTCTGGCTATGCTGTGGTACCTTTTACTCCCGACTTGCTCGGCTCAGAGTCTTCGATGGGAATTTTCTTTTTACTTGCCATTGTATCTTTAGACGTCTTAGGTATTTTAATGGCAGGTTGGGGCTCTAATAATAAGTTTGGTTTATATGGTTCATTACGCTCTGTAGCTCAAATTGTTTCATATGAAATTCCACTTAGTCTTTCTGTATTATGCGTAATTATCACCTGCCAAACTTTTAATTTACAAGAAATGTGCTTTCAACAAGGTACATTATCAAGCACTATTAGCGAGAGCAAAAATTACTTATTCGGCTTAAAAATGACAGGTATAGATATTACTAACATTGGTGGTTTTCTTACTTGGAACATTTTACGCTCCCCCATCCTACTAATCGCTTTTGTTGTTTTCTTTATTTCATCTCTGGCAGAAGCCAACCGCGCCCCATTTGATTTACCAGAAGCAGAATCAGAACTAATTGCTGGTTACCATACAGAATACTCAGGCTTCCGCTTTGCCATGTTTATGCTAGCCGAATATGGTGTAATGTTATTAGTAAGCTTTCTTGCAGTAATCTTGTTTTTGGGAGGCTGGAACACTCCTTTGCCTAATATTGGAGCTGTAAAACTAGCAGATTGGACCAGCGGATTACCAGGTACTTTTGCTGCAAATATTTGGGGAGCTTTCTGGATGCTTTCTAAAGTCTTCGGAATTATATTCTTGCAAATGTGGTCTAGATGGACCTATCCAAGACTTAGAGTAGACCAACTGATGACCTTATGCTGGAAATACCTTATTCCTTTATCACTCATTATGGTATTAATTAGCAGTATTTGGAAAATTTTTATGATTTAA
- a CDS encoding 2-hydroxyacid dehydrogenase gives MSIVVIAPEPHLAEVKSKLCLLLPEVSVFTINEVENTDDIDFAVLWKKTPEHLKDFPKLKLVCSLGAGVDHIMSYALPNNLKIARIGDAGLSGKMSKYVQAAIYHWEHRFLEYAKYQSQNLWKPMIPRKINTVGIMGLGVIGTRVAKDLVSNGYKVKGYSRSLKSIEFVYTFAGENNLESFLENLDCLVCLLPLTDQTKHIVNLPVFQQLNKGAFFINVARGAVLNENDLLEALELGFISEAFLDVFEKEPLPTEHPFWSHTKISITPHVASLTDLDRACKQLAENYFRLKRGDELLFEVDRVKGY, from the coding sequence ATGTCTATTGTAGTAATTGCTCCGGAACCACATTTAGCTGAAGTGAAGAGCAAGCTTTGTTTATTGCTGCCAGAAGTTTCTGTTTTCACAATAAATGAAGTGGAAAATACAGATGATATAGATTTTGCTGTATTATGGAAAAAGACTCCAGAGCATCTTAAAGATTTTCCAAAACTTAAATTGGTGTGTTCATTAGGAGCAGGTGTAGATCATATTATGTCGTATGCATTACCCAATAATTTAAAAATAGCTAGAATAGGAGATGCTGGTCTTTCAGGTAAAATGAGTAAGTATGTGCAAGCAGCTATTTACCATTGGGAGCATCGCTTTCTTGAATACGCTAAGTATCAATCGCAAAACCTGTGGAAACCTATGATTCCGCGTAAAATTAATACTGTTGGTATTATGGGTTTAGGAGTAATAGGTACTAGAGTAGCAAAAGATTTGGTAAGCAACGGTTATAAAGTAAAAGGCTATAGTCGAAGCTTAAAATCGATTGAGTTTGTTTATACTTTTGCCGGAGAAAACAATTTGGAAAGCTTTTTAGAAAATCTTGATTGTTTGGTTTGTTTATTACCCCTTACAGATCAGACAAAGCATATAGTAAACTTACCGGTTTTTCAGCAATTAAATAAAGGTGCATTTTTTATTAATGTAGCAAGAGGAGCTGTTTTAAATGAAAATGATTTATTAGAAGCTTTAGAATTGGGTTTTATATCCGAAGCATTTTTAGATGTATTTGAAAAAGAACCATTGCCAACTGAACATCCTTTTTGGTCACATACTAAAATTTCTATCACTCCCCATGTAGCAAGTTTAACAGATTTAGATAGGGCTTGTAAGCAGCTTGCCGAAAATTACTTTCGATTGAAAAGAGGAGATGAGCTCCTCTTTGAAGTTGATAGGGTTAAAGGCTATTAA
- a CDS encoding ankyrin repeat domain-containing protein yields the protein MKTFKLLLIFVLLLPIVEIKAQNEIVVDENQQLIEATKNCDYTAVSDFLKNGLTVNVKDEEGKTPLHWAVICGNPDLIRLLLFYKAEVQFTDDKGMSALDYAKLFEQHEVINLLQSQVKESISM from the coding sequence ATGAAAACATTCAAATTACTATTAATCTTTGTTTTATTGCTCCCCATAGTGGAGATTAAAGCACAAAACGAAATAGTGGTTGATGAAAACCAACAACTCATTGAGGCCACTAAAAACTGCGATTATACAGCCGTTTCAGACTTTTTAAAAAATGGACTAACGGTGAATGTAAAAGACGAAGAAGGAAAAACGCCATTGCATTGGGCTGTTATTTGTGGAAATCCTGATTTAATTAGGTTGTTGCTATTTTATAAAGCAGAGGTGCAGTTTACTGACGATAAAGGAATGAGCGCTCTCGATTATGCCAAGTTATTTGAGCAACACGAAGTAATTAACCTGTTGCAATCTCAGGTAAAAGAGAGTATTAGTATGTAA
- the mutS gene encoding DNA mismatch repair protein MutS encodes MKQYNAIKAKHPGALLLFRVGDFYETFGEDAIVASKILEIVLTKRANGAASHIELAGFPHHALDTYLPRLVRAGQRVAICDQLEDPKGVKGIVKRGVTELVTPGVSLNDNVLSVKRNNYLASVCFGKDYTGIAFLDISTGEFLCAQGDTSYIEKLIQGFKPSEILYCRQQSEQCKTFLKDEYNIFRLEDWVFTHDYGYEKLIKHFATNSLKGFGIENLQEGIIAAGAILYYLEATEHHQVSHVSAISRIEEDRYVWLDKFTIRNLELLYPQHEGGVPLISILDKCITPMGARMLKKWVVLPLKNKKAIDFRLKIVSYLKEKDALRERLLDFLSQVGDLERLISKVATGRINPRETVQLKNSLLQVKPIKDLLMACEHAEIRHLAGVLDACQNLIDQISTYIKDQPPLQAHQGGVIQDGIHEELDELRKLAYSGKDFLLQIQKREIEKTGISSLKIAYNKVFGYYLEVSNAHKDKVPTEWIRKQTLVNAERYITEELKVYEEKILNAEEQIFKIEHQLYQDLVAFSTEYVGAVQKNAIQLAKIDCLLSFAEIAEANNYCQPEVDESHVLDIKSGRHAVIEKQLPPGESYVPNDILLDNESQQILVITGPNMAGKSALLRQTALIALMAQMGSFVPAKSAHVGLVDKIFTRVGASDNLSRGESTFMVEMIETASILNNLSDRSLVLMDEIGRGTSTYDGISIAWSIVEYLHNQPQSRAKTLFATHYHELNQLEEDFPRVKNFNVSVKEAGNKVIFLRKLKPGGSEHSFGIHVAQMAGMPNQVVIRSSEILQYLEKDKLRSKRKKPLNDISKVNYQLNLFEAKDPHYEQVKKALQSLDINTISPVEALLKLNELQKLLVDPIEEKSASSQ; translated from the coding sequence ATGAAACAGTATAATGCGATAAAGGCTAAACACCCGGGTGCATTATTACTTTTTAGAGTGGGAGATTTTTATGAGACATTTGGAGAGGATGCCATAGTAGCCAGTAAAATACTAGAAATTGTTTTAACAAAAAGAGCGAATGGAGCTGCTTCTCATATCGAATTAGCTGGTTTTCCTCATCATGCATTAGATACTTATCTACCTAGGCTAGTAAGAGCAGGGCAACGAGTAGCTATTTGCGACCAATTAGAAGATCCGAAAGGTGTAAAAGGGATTGTAAAAAGAGGGGTAACAGAATTGGTTACTCCAGGTGTTTCTCTAAACGATAATGTATTAAGTGTAAAGAGAAATAATTATCTGGCCTCGGTTTGTTTTGGTAAAGATTATACTGGCATTGCTTTTCTTGATATTTCAACCGGAGAGTTTCTCTGTGCACAAGGAGATACAAGTTATATTGAAAAGCTCATCCAAGGTTTTAAGCCTTCAGAAATTCTATATTGCAGACAACAGTCTGAACAATGTAAAACTTTCTTAAAAGATGAATATAATATTTTCAGGCTAGAAGACTGGGTATTTACTCATGACTATGGTTATGAAAAACTAATTAAGCATTTTGCCACTAACTCTCTCAAAGGTTTCGGGATAGAAAACTTGCAAGAAGGTATTATTGCAGCTGGTGCCATTCTGTACTATCTGGAAGCTACTGAACATCATCAAGTAAGTCATGTTTCTGCAATTTCACGCATTGAAGAAGACAGGTATGTATGGTTAGATAAATTTACCATTCGCAATCTCGAATTACTTTATCCTCAACACGAAGGTGGTGTGCCTTTAATTTCAATATTGGATAAATGCATTACTCCAATGGGGGCGCGTATGTTGAAAAAATGGGTTGTACTTCCATTGAAGAATAAAAAAGCCATTGATTTTAGGTTAAAAATTGTCTCTTATTTAAAAGAGAAAGATGCTCTAAGAGAAAGATTACTCGATTTTCTGAGTCAAGTGGGAGATTTGGAAAGGTTAATTTCGAAGGTGGCCACTGGGAGAATTAATCCGAGAGAAACGGTGCAGTTGAAAAATTCTCTATTGCAAGTTAAGCCTATCAAAGATTTACTGATGGCATGTGAGCATGCGGAAATTAGGCATTTGGCAGGGGTGTTAGACGCTTGTCAAAATCTAATTGACCAAATCTCTACATATATTAAAGATCAACCTCCACTACAAGCACACCAAGGTGGAGTTATACAAGACGGTATCCATGAGGAGCTGGATGAATTGAGAAAGTTAGCTTATTCGGGTAAAGATTTTCTACTACAGATTCAAAAAAGAGAAATAGAAAAAACAGGTATTTCATCTCTTAAGATAGCTTACAATAAAGTTTTTGGCTATTATCTTGAAGTCTCTAATGCTCATAAAGATAAAGTGCCAACAGAATGGATTAGAAAGCAAACTCTGGTAAATGCAGAGCGATATATTACAGAAGAATTAAAAGTTTATGAGGAGAAGATTCTGAATGCTGAAGAACAGATTTTTAAAATTGAACATCAGCTTTATCAGGATTTGGTTGCTTTTTCTACAGAATATGTGGGGGCAGTTCAAAAAAATGCGATCCAATTAGCTAAAATAGACTGTTTATTGTCTTTTGCAGAAATAGCGGAAGCCAATAATTATTGCCAACCAGAAGTGGATGAAAGCCATGTTTTGGATATCAAATCAGGTAGGCATGCTGTAATCGAAAAACAACTCCCTCCCGGAGAAAGCTATGTGCCTAATGACATACTGCTTGATAATGAGAGTCAGCAGATTTTGGTGATTACAGGTCCAAATATGGCAGGTAAGTCGGCACTGCTAAGACAAACTGCTTTAATCGCTTTAATGGCGCAAATGGGTTCTTTTGTACCTGCAAAAAGTGCTCATGTTGGTTTAGTAGATAAAATTTTCACACGTGTTGGAGCCTCAGATAATTTATCGAGAGGGGAGTCTACTTTTATGGTAGAAATGATAGAAACTGCCAGCATACTCAATAACTTGAGCGACAGAAGCTTGGTATTAATGGATGAGATCGGGCGAGGTACGAGCACTTACGATGGCATCTCTATTGCGTGGTCAATTGTAGAATATTTACATAACCAACCGCAAAGCCGAGCCAAAACCTTATTTGCAACACACTATCACGAGCTGAACCAGTTAGAAGAAGATTTTCCAAGGGTGAAAAACTTTAATGTGTCTGTAAAAGAAGCTGGCAATAAGGTGATTTTCCTTAGAAAATTAAAGCCTGGTGGCAGTGAGCATAGCTTTGGTATTCATGTAGCTCAAATGGCAGGTATGCCAAACCAGGTGGTAATTAGAAGTAGTGAAATCCTTCAATATCTTGAAAAAGATAAACTGAGAAGTAAGCGCAAAAAACCACTCAATGATATATCTAAGGTAAACTATCAGCTTAATCTTTTCGAAGCCAAAGATCCACATTACGAGCAGGTAAAGAAAGCATTGCAATCATTAGATATCAATACAATTTCTCCTGTGGAAGCCTTGCTAAAACTCAACGAGTTGCAAAAATTATTGGTTGATCCAATAGAAGAAAAATCTGCTTCATCACAGTGA
- a CDS encoding SDR family oxidoreductase, with amino-acid sequence MQTYKILVTGGAGFIGSNLVEKLLSLPHVSKVRVLDNLATGKMENLQPFLEDEKFEFLEGDIRDFTTCQKAVEGIDKITHQAALGSVPRSINDPLTTNQVNITGALNVFTAAKEAGIKRIVYAASSSTYGDSKSLPKVENIIGKPLSPYAVTKYVNELYADVYAQLYGIEPIGLRYFNVFGPKQNPKGAYAAVIPLFMQAVIDSKAPTINGDGLQSRDFTFVENAVNANILSLFTENEAAVNQVYNIACGEQTTLNQLYEQICEIAGKQIKPVYGPSRQGDVKHSLADISKARNFLGYEAKVSISDGLQKAFEWYKSANISI; translated from the coding sequence ATGCAGACATACAAAATATTAGTAACCGGTGGTGCTGGATTTATAGGTTCAAATCTGGTTGAAAAATTATTATCACTCCCTCATGTAAGTAAAGTTAGGGTACTCGATAACCTTGCTACAGGAAAAATGGAAAATCTTCAACCTTTTCTGGAAGATGAGAAATTTGAGTTTTTAGAAGGGGATATCAGAGATTTTACCACTTGCCAAAAAGCAGTTGAGGGTATAGATAAAATAACACATCAGGCTGCTTTAGGTTCTGTGCCACGTTCTATTAATGATCCACTCACAACCAATCAGGTAAATATTACTGGGGCTCTTAATGTTTTTACAGCTGCAAAAGAAGCAGGGATAAAAAGAATAGTTTATGCGGCGTCTTCTTCTACCTATGGTGATAGTAAATCTTTACCAAAAGTTGAGAATATAATTGGTAAACCTTTATCTCCTTATGCCGTTACCAAATATGTGAATGAATTATATGCTGATGTATATGCCCAACTCTATGGAATTGAGCCAATTGGGCTGAGATATTTTAATGTATTTGGACCGAAGCAAAACCCTAAAGGTGCTTATGCTGCTGTAATCCCACTTTTTATGCAAGCTGTTATTGATAGTAAAGCTCCCACTATAAATGGAGATGGATTACAAAGTCGAGATTTTACTTTTGTTGAGAATGCAGTAAATGCAAATATACTTTCTCTTTTTACTGAAAATGAAGCTGCTGTAAATCAGGTATATAACATTGCTTGTGGAGAACAAACTACCCTCAACCAATTATATGAGCAAATTTGTGAAATTGCCGGAAAACAGATAAAACCAGTTTATGGGCCTTCCAGGCAAGGAGATGTTAAGCATAGCCTAGCAGATATTAGCAAAGCACGTAATTTTTTAGGCTATGAGGCTAAAGTTTCTATTAGTGACGGTTTACAAAAAGCATTTGAATGGTATAAATCTGCAAACATTTCTATCTAA
- the rpiB gene encoding ribose 5-phosphate isomerase B, whose translation MKIAIGADHAGYDLKEIVKPILQEKGYEFEDFGTNSTESTDYPDYAHPVANAVESADCDFGILICGTGNGVAITANKHQKIRAGLCWTPEIASLIRQHNDANVLCIPSRFISTEAALEILDTFLKTEFEGGRHGRRIGKMACM comes from the coding sequence ATGAAAATAGCAATAGGAGCAGATCATGCTGGGTATGATTTAAAAGAAATTGTAAAGCCTATTTTACAGGAAAAAGGATATGAATTTGAAGATTTTGGTACAAATTCAACTGAGTCGACAGACTATCCTGATTATGCGCACCCTGTGGCAAATGCTGTAGAATCTGCTGACTGTGATTTTGGTATTTTAATTTGTGGAACTGGAAATGGTGTAGCAATAACGGCTAATAAACACCAGAAAATTCGAGCAGGTTTATGCTGGACTCCAGAAATTGCATCACTCATTAGACAGCATAATGATGCGAATGTATTATGTATTCCTTCTCGATTTATTAGTACCGAAGCAGCACTCGAAATCTTAGACACTTTCCTCAAAACAGAGTTTGAAGGAGGTAGACATGGTAGAAGAATTGGAAAAATGGCGTGTATGTAA
- a CDS encoding glycosyltransferase family 2 protein: MHQHPDLPLVSIITVTYNDAENLRKTITNIAQQDYPNLEYIVIDGGSKDESIQIIKEHEAKITKWISEADKGIFDAMNKGITLANGEFINFMNAGDWFLSKNIIAEVFKKEESLEADLVYGNHEVHYPNFVKKKKALKPEELWKHMIFSHQSLFTRKELLSERPFNLKFKFAADFHFIYNSYRLGYSFYNTDLNIAGYLAGGHSETGVISAYKENRKIVLKYDKRFKVSWFHQKLIVTQTGLELFKKLVPEKLYMKLMQLKNASK, encoded by the coding sequence ATGCACCAACATCCTGATTTACCTTTAGTAAGTATCATCACAGTAACTTATAATGATGCTGAAAACTTACGAAAGACAATCACTAATATAGCCCAGCAAGACTATCCCAATTTAGAATATATTGTAATTGATGGAGGATCAAAAGACGAAAGTATTCAAATAATAAAAGAGCATGAAGCTAAGATTACCAAATGGATAAGTGAAGCAGATAAGGGTATTTTTGATGCTATGAATAAAGGTATTACCTTAGCCAATGGGGAATTTATCAACTTCATGAATGCGGGTGACTGGTTTCTTTCAAAGAATATTATTGCTGAGGTTTTCAAAAAAGAAGAAAGCCTTGAAGCAGATTTAGTTTATGGAAACCATGAAGTACACTACCCAAACTTTGTAAAAAAGAAAAAAGCACTAAAGCCTGAAGAACTTTGGAAACACATGATTTTCTCTCATCAAAGTTTATTTACTCGCAAAGAGCTTCTCTCAGAAAGACCTTTTAACCTCAAGTTTAAATTCGCTGCTGACTTTCATTTCATCTACAACAGCTATCGCTTGGGGTACTCATTCTATAATACAGATTTAAATATTGCAGGTTATCTGGCTGGTGGACATTCAGAAACAGGAGTAATTTCGGCCTATAAAGAAAATAGAAAGATTGTACTCAAATATGACAAAAGATTTAAAGTGAGTTGGTTTCACCAGAAGCTGATTGTCACGCAAACTGGACTAGAATTGTTTAAAAAATTAGTACCAGAAAAGCTTTATATGAAACTGATGCAATTAAAAAATGCTTCCAAATAA